The following proteins come from a genomic window of Bradysia coprophila strain Holo2 unplaced genomic scaffold, BU_Bcop_v1 contig_138, whole genome shotgun sequence:
- the LOC119073897 gene encoding 60S ribosomal protein L22-like, whose amino-acid sequence MNTKMENTRRSQRTPKPKRDHSVKQKGKNVCKTTTNGPTAENATICKKQATRKSRKLGTFTIDCSVINGENRIELEDFKSYLQGKIKVGRKRNDKRVKVEKQDEKILIHADVFIEKKYIKYLTKLFLKERKLNNFIRVVNGKRSYSLNYFCKESQ is encoded by the exons ATGAAtacgaaaatggaaaacactCGTCGATCGCAACGTACTCCAAAGCCGAAAAGGGATCATTCCGTgaaacaaaaa GGGAAAAATGTCTGCAAGACAACAACTAATGGACCCACCGCGGAAAACGCTACGATTTGTAAGAAGCAAGCAACCAGAAAATCTCGAAAGCTTGGTACGTTTACAATTGACTGTTCCGTTATAAATGGGGAGAATCGAATCGAGCTGGAAGATTTT AAATCGTACCTGCAAGGAAAGATTAAAGTCGGAAGAAAGCGTAACGATAAACGCGTTAAGGTAGAGAAACAAGACGAGAAAATATTGATTCATGCTGATGTTTTCATCGAGAAGAAGTATATCAAATActtgacgaaattattcttgAAGGAGAGaaagttgaataattttattcgtgTTGTCAATGGGAAACGGTCCTATTCTTTGAATTATTTCTGTAAAGAGAGCCAGTAG